Genomic segment of Paenibacillus sp. FSL R5-0912:
TGAGGTGGGGGAACCTGAGGATGGGTTTGTGTAGTATGAAATTTTAGAAGTTACGGCAATTCATAGATAACTCGAAAGCTGATGAAAAACATGAATGTAAACCAAGCGATAAACGTTATAGATATGGAATTATCTCAAACATTAAGTGACTACCAACACTGGTTTACTTTAAATTCCGAAGTACTATCTTTTTAAACCTCAGGTTGGATGGAGTATTGAACAAATATTAGAGCATGTAACACTAACCAATCATTTTTTATTGATCCTAATAAGAAAAGGGACTCGGAAAGCAATTGAACTATCCACAAAGAAAGACTTGAATACAATAATAGAATCAAGCCAAATTAATTTACAAGAACTTGATGTGATAGCTATACATAAGTCTTTTGATTGGATCAGACCAGAACATATGGAGCCAGAAGGGGAAACAGAACTAGGACAAATAAGAGCATTACTAGATAATCAAATAAACGAATGCAAAGAGCTTTTGAAAGAGATGAGTAACGGAGAAGGAATACTTTATAAAACTACAATGACGGTAAATAACTTAGGCAAGATTGATGTTTATCAATATATCTATTTCCTTTGTCAACATGCCAAACGCCACATTGTACAAATGCAAAAGGTAATAGAGGAGTATAGTAAATCTAGTGAGGCTGAGTAACTCAGATTCACGGAATCAACATTTGAGTTTGCGAATTGAAGATCGGATGCATGGCGGGAGCGGATGAGTTCGATCCTTATAAGGATTGAGGGGGGAGCGTGTCGATTAAGGATTAATAAGGACTTCTGATTAACAGAAGTCCTTTTCTGTATAATTTTAGGAATTTCATGGATTTACATTGGCTATCATTATTTTGTGCAGAGCAAGTGTTAGAGATTGAATTAGATCAACATGAAGAGGTGCTAGAAATGGACGAACTAATCGAGAGAATCATTCAATTCCGCGACGAAAGGGACTGGAAACAATTCCATGATCCTA
This window contains:
- a CDS encoding DinB family protein; the encoded protein is MILIRKGTRKAIELSTKKDLNTIIESSQINLQELDVIAIHKSFDWIRPEHMEPEGETELGQIRALLDNQINECKELLKEMSNGEGILYKTTMTVNNLGKIDVYQYIYFLCQHAKRHIVQMQKVIEEYSKSSEAE